In one Mucilaginibacter sp. PAMB04168 genomic region, the following are encoded:
- a CDS encoding AraC family transcriptional regulator, with the protein MKRYKQFQPLAISEFEATTWPHPVHKHNHYELIYISQGSGSHFINGNSIAYKRGDIFLIGPEEEHYFDIRSLTRFVFIKFTDFFIHHVSTGSTYGLQQLEYLIKSRETHFSGFRLNSADQNSAARIIQVILSLQHDILSNEQLIWLQVLGLAALLQRNMPELKATANRSRDMQAVFCYLHKHIYTPAKLKSPVIAAHFNTTADYIGPYFKRNTGITLRDYIADYRKSLIRQRIEKGGYVLKQIAAEFGLTDESHVKKVLL; encoded by the coding sequence ATGAAGCGATACAAACAGTTTCAGCCTCTGGCTATATCCGAATTTGAGGCGACCACGTGGCCGCACCCGGTTCATAAACATAATCATTATGAGCTGATCTATATAAGCCAGGGATCAGGTTCGCATTTTATTAATGGGAATAGCATTGCCTATAAACGCGGCGACATTTTCCTTATCGGACCAGAAGAGGAACATTACTTCGATATCCGATCGCTGACAAGGTTTGTTTTTATCAAATTTACCGACTTTTTTATCCACCACGTAAGCACCGGTTCTACCTACGGCCTCCAGCAACTTGAATACTTGATTAAAAGCCGGGAAACACATTTTTCTGGCTTTCGTCTTAATTCTGCAGATCAAAACTCAGCTGCCAGAATTATCCAGGTAATTCTTTCCCTGCAACACGATATTCTATCCAATGAGCAGCTCATCTGGTTACAGGTACTAGGGCTGGCGGCACTTTTACAGCGTAATATGCCCGAATTGAAAGCTACCGCAAACCGGAGCAGGGACATGCAGGCGGTATTTTGTTATTTGCATAAGCACATTTACACGCCAGCTAAGTTAAAGTCGCCAGTGATAGCCGCTCATTTTAACACCACTGCAGATTATATAGGTCCGTACTTTAAAAGAAATACCGGTATAACATTACGTGATTACATCGCCGATTATCGTAAATCCTTAATCCGTCAAAGAATCGAGAAGGGCGGTTATGTACTTAAACAAATTGCCGCAGAATTTGGTCTGACTGATGAAAGCCATGTTAAGAAAGTATTGCTATAA
- a CDS encoding DUF4260 domain-containing protein, whose product MNQEKAMDFTIRFEEAAITAVAIYFLSKYNLGLSVWLWVLLFFSPDFSMLGYVVNARIGAFTYNLFHHRGVALALLATGFLMHLDIFITGGLLLVAHSSFDRMLGYGLKFPDDFKHTSSGRIGKDK is encoded by the coding sequence ATGAATCAGGAAAAGGCCATGGATTTCACCATCAGATTTGAAGAAGCAGCCATAACAGCAGTTGCTATTTATTTTTTATCAAAATACAACCTTGGTTTGTCGGTTTGGCTGTGGGTGTTACTGTTTTTTAGCCCTGATTTCTCTATGCTGGGGTATGTTGTGAACGCCCGGATAGGAGCCTTTACCTACAATTTGTTTCACCACCGAGGGGTAGCACTGGCCCTGCTGGCTACCGGCTTTCTTATGCACCTGGATATATTCATTACCGGCGGTTTACTATTGGTAGCGCATTCATCGTTTGATCGTATGCTGGGTTACGGCCTTAAGTTTCCTGATGATTTTAAGCATACCAGTTCGGGCAGGATTGGGAAAGATAAATAA
- a CDS encoding cyclic nucleotide-binding protein — MNELETYIHHHFGISPDDCQRVSGLFKTETLEKGAYWLRTGKFCNKLSFIESGILRVYINLPEKEVTQWIGTAGYFVTDVQGFMFRNTSRFNMQAVTDMRLFTIDYEGYLTMGKLVPKWHEFEKLFMGKCFVMLENRIFDFISMTAEERYQKLFDQNRELFNQVPLQYLASMLGMTPRPLAGLEEKCFLDFCQAQTPVFAPTFDLTKN; from the coding sequence ATGAACGAACTTGAAACTTATATCCATCACCATTTCGGCATTAGTCCGGATGACTGTCAGCGCGTGAGCGGATTGTTTAAGACCGAGACGCTGGAAAAAGGTGCCTACTGGCTGCGGACAGGTAAGTTTTGCAATAAGCTTAGCTTTATAGAAAGCGGTATTTTAAGGGTATACATCAACTTGCCTGAAAAAGAGGTTACCCAGTGGATAGGCACAGCCGGGTATTTTGTCACGGATGTTCAGGGTTTTATGTTTCGTAACACTTCCCGTTTCAATATGCAGGCTGTAACCGACATGCGTTTGTTCACAATCGATTATGAAGGATACCTGACGATGGGAAAGCTGGTGCCCAAGTGGCATGAGTTTGAGAAACTGTTTATGGGTAAATGTTTTGTAATGTTGGAGAACCGCATTTTCGACTTCATCTCCATGACCGCCGAAGAGCGTTACCAAAAACTGTTCGATCAGAACCGTGAACTCTTTAACCAGGTACCCCTGCAATACCTGGCCTCCATGCTGGGTATGACACCGAGACCTTTAGCCGGATTAGAAGAAAAATGCTTTCTTGATTTTTGTCAAGCGCAAACCCCCGTTTTCGCGCCTACGTTTGACCTAACCAAAAATTAG
- a CDS encoding SRPBCC domain-containing protein, translated as MDLPFKMEQVYNTPIEKVWQALTDQDAMKIWYFPQLKRFEPSVGFNMEFDDDGSSFKKQWQVTQVLSGKKLAHSWTYHGYPGASEVIF; from the coding sequence ATGGATCTTCCCTTTAAAATGGAACAGGTTTATAATACGCCGATAGAAAAAGTATGGCAAGCGCTAACTGATCAAGATGCTATGAAAATATGGTACTTTCCTCAGTTGAAGCGGTTTGAGCCTTCGGTAGGATTTAATATGGAGTTTGATGATGACGGATCATCTTTCAAAAAGCAGTGGCAAGTTACACAAGTACTAAGTGGAAAAAAGTTGGCGCATAGCTGGACTTATCACGGGTACCCCGGTGCTTCAGAGGTAATATTTTGA
- a CDS encoding NADP-dependent oxidoreductase: protein MKAVRINEYGGREVMKIEDIALPAPASDEVLVEVYASGVNPVDWVIRSGANEGLHSFLTLPMTLGWDAAGVVVEAGSEVTYLKPGDQVYGVPNFPGDGSYAEYCVGKATQFAIKPRSLDFTQAAGVPLAALTAWTGIFAHGDLQPGQRILIQGASGGVGSFAVQFAKSKGAYVIGMASADNVNYVKQLGADEVIDYKTQQFESVLRDIDVVLEASPTRNNRERVKAVAVLKEDGTFVSVNTDFPFNDELMEAGKAKKVKVALAANQPRQEWLKEIAELIDAGKVKVLINKVFPLEEVADAHRASETWHVKGRLVLNIKK from the coding sequence ATGAAAGCAGTAAGAATCAATGAATATGGTGGACGAGAGGTCATGAAAATTGAAGATATAGCTCTGCCTGCTCCAGCGTCCGACGAGGTTTTGGTTGAGGTTTATGCAAGCGGTGTTAATCCGGTGGACTGGGTGATCAGAAGCGGGGCGAACGAAGGCCTGCATTCGTTCTTGACGTTGCCCATGACATTGGGTTGGGATGCGGCCGGAGTTGTTGTTGAAGCCGGCAGCGAAGTGACTTACTTAAAACCGGGTGACCAGGTTTATGGCGTTCCCAACTTTCCGGGCGATGGAAGTTACGCAGAGTATTGTGTTGGTAAGGCGACCCAGTTTGCCATCAAACCGCGCAGTCTTGATTTTACGCAGGCCGCCGGTGTACCATTAGCAGCCTTAACTGCATGGACCGGTATATTTGCACATGGCGATCTCCAGCCGGGCCAGCGCATTTTGATCCAGGGCGCTTCGGGCGGCGTAGGTAGTTTTGCGGTGCAGTTTGCCAAATCAAAAGGCGCTTACGTAATCGGCATGGCATCTGCAGATAATGTGAATTACGTAAAGCAATTGGGCGCTGACGAAGTAATTGATTACAAAACGCAGCAATTTGAAAGTGTACTGCGCGATATTGATGTAGTACTCGAAGCTTCGCCAACCCGTAATAACCGCGAGCGGGTAAAAGCTGTTGCCGTTTTGAAAGAAGACGGTACGTTTGTAAGCGTTAATACCGACTTTCCATTCAATGACGAATTAATGGAAGCAGGTAAGGCCAAAAAAGTAAAAGTTGCTTTAGCTGCTAATCAGCCCCGGCAGGAATGGCTAAAGGAAATAGCTGAATTAATTGATGCCGGAAAAGTAAAGGTTTTGATCAATAAAGTGTTTCCTTTGGAAGAGGTGGCCGATGCTCACCGCGCAAGCGAAACCTGGCATGTAAAAGGCAGACTGGTTTTGAACATCAAAAAATAA
- a CDS encoding SDR family oxidoreductase — MQKTALVVGANGVIASNLIRHLLDLGDWKIIGLSRRGGTNSEKLKYHSVDLLNREECQEKLIGLKEITHIFYAAFQDRPTWAELVQPNLAMLTNVVDAVEPIAENLQHISLMQGYKVYGAHLGPFKTPAKESDGGHMPPEFNIDQQDYLESKQKGKNWTWSAIRPSVVAGTALGNPMNLVLVIAVYASISKELGLPLRFPGKPGAYDTLLEMTDAGLLAKATVWAATNEQCANQAFNITNGDLFRWNELWPKIAGYFGLETAPPLTMSLQTVMADKEDLWKQIQERHGLNRHSYQELTSWPFGDAVFGWDYDFFGDGTKARRLGFHEFVDTEQMFYNLFDELRVKKVIP; from the coding sequence ATGCAAAAAACAGCATTAGTAGTTGGCGCAAACGGTGTAATTGCGTCTAACCTGATCCGCCATTTACTAGATCTTGGGGATTGGAAAATCATCGGTTTATCCAGGCGTGGTGGTACCAATAGCGAAAAATTAAAATACCATTCCGTTGACTTGCTTAATCGGGAAGAGTGCCAGGAAAAGCTAATCGGCTTAAAGGAAATTACACATATCTTTTATGCTGCCTTTCAGGATCGGCCAACCTGGGCAGAACTGGTGCAGCCGAATTTGGCAATGCTCACGAACGTTGTAGATGCCGTAGAGCCTATTGCAGAAAACCTCCAACACATCAGTTTAATGCAGGGATACAAGGTTTATGGCGCTCATTTGGGGCCTTTTAAAACACCTGCCAAAGAAAGCGACGGCGGTCACATGCCTCCGGAATTTAATATTGACCAGCAGGATTACCTGGAGAGTAAACAAAAGGGTAAAAATTGGACATGGTCTGCCATCAGGCCATCTGTGGTAGCGGGTACAGCACTAGGCAACCCAATGAACTTGGTACTGGTTATTGCGGTTTATGCCTCCATTTCCAAAGAACTTGGACTGCCGTTGCGTTTTCCGGGTAAACCAGGCGCTTATGACACGCTGCTGGAAATGACGGATGCAGGCTTGTTAGCCAAAGCAACTGTTTGGGCAGCAACGAATGAGCAATGTGCCAACCAGGCGTTTAATATTACTAATGGTGACCTGTTTCGCTGGAACGAGCTTTGGCCGAAAATTGCCGGCTATTTTGGATTAGAGACTGCGCCGCCTTTAACTATGTCACTACAAACTGTAATGGCCGATAAGGAAGACTTGTGGAAACAGATTCAGGAAAGGCACGGATTGAACAGACACAGTTACCAGGAGCTAACCTCATGGCCTTTTGGTGATGCCGTTTTCGGCTGGGATTATGATTTCTTTGGCGATGGTACAAAAGCCCGGCGTTTGGGTTTTCATGAATTTGTAGATACGGAGCAGATGTTCTACAACTTGTTTGATGAATTAAGGGTGAAAAAAGTTATCCCATAA
- a CDS encoding helix-turn-helix transcriptional regulator: MRHFKSIAEFHHFVGLPAPLHPLISVVNVATVPHSDNPDPQSMAMDFYSISVKRMINFKVQYGQRPFDFNDGIMSFIQPNQVLNIDVDDKGKKAEKSGWVIYIHSDFLWNTALAKTIRQYDFWDYSLNEALFLSEKEETTINNIIQSIFEEYQANIDRFSKSIIISHIEALLNYADRYYHRQFITREKSNHQILERVETLLADYFNSDDLLLKGLPTVAHVAESLNLSPKYLSSLLKILTGQSAQQHIHEKLIEKAKEKLSTTELSIGEIAYSLGFEHLPSFSKLFKAKTSKTPVEFRASFN; encoded by the coding sequence ATGAGGCATTTCAAATCGATAGCAGAATTTCATCATTTTGTGGGCTTACCGGCGCCGCTCCATCCGCTCATCAGCGTTGTAAACGTAGCTACAGTACCCCATTCGGATAATCCCGATCCACAAAGCATGGCAATGGACTTTTATTCCATTTCTGTAAAAAGAATGATCAACTTTAAAGTGCAATATGGACAGCGTCCATTCGATTTTAATGATGGCATCATGTCTTTTATACAGCCCAACCAGGTACTAAATATTGATGTTGATGACAAAGGCAAGAAGGCAGAAAAATCAGGGTGGGTGATCTACATCCATTCTGATTTTTTGTGGAATACGGCGCTAGCCAAAACTATCCGGCAATATGATTTTTGGGATTATTCACTAAATGAAGCATTGTTTTTGTCTGAAAAAGAAGAGACAACCATTAACAACATCATTCAAAGCATTTTTGAAGAGTACCAGGCCAATATAGACCGGTTTAGCAAAAGCATCATTATTTCGCATATTGAAGCATTGCTGAACTATGCAGACCGGTATTATCATCGCCAGTTTATTACCCGCGAAAAGTCGAATCATCAGATACTTGAACGGGTAGAAACCTTACTTGCTGACTACTTTAATAGCGATGACCTGCTGTTAAAGGGATTGCCTACCGTTGCCCACGTTGCAGAATCATTAAACCTTTCGCCCAAATATTTGAGCAGCCTGCTCAAAATCCTCACTGGCCAAAGCGCCCAGCAACACATACATGAAAAACTGATTGAAAAAGCCAAGGAAAAATTATCGACCACAGAATTATCAATAGGCGAAATTGCTTACAGCTTAGGGTTTGAGCATTTGCCGTCGTTCAGCAAGTTATTTAAAGCCAAAACCAGTAAAACACCTGTAGAGTTCAGGGCCTCATTCAATTGA
- a CDS encoding SusC/RagA family TonB-linked outer membrane protein → MDLNFLRKFSLLMLLCTLACSLALAQERRVTGKVTDSVGTPLPGVNVAIRGLPSNVSTTVDGLYTIQVRSNSDVLVFSYVGFVRKQVTVGTQARIDVSMSEERSTLTDVVVVGYGTKKRTEILGSVATVTGQELQDIPAPNLAASLRNRIAGVSVSQVSGRPGSTVTLNIRNSTASETAQTLGVTAEPLYIIDGITVSREAFDALDASQVENLTFLKDASAAIYGASGAKGVVLVTTKRGKIGRPSLTYNGYYGVTDASRTPKMLSAYDHALLLNDTYRTQSAPASSLFAPEDLEYIKGLDYKSWYDELWQASTMQRHNIGLSGGSDKVTFFTGGSYQSEDANYPGLKYDKYSFRSGLVATIVNGLKADIAFNVDWNIRNAQHNQTDSDNEFFRRIVSVPRWVPISIDGKYVNYVNSNITVNPKALIESGYYERQKSKAYRINANLTYQPTYLKGFTARFQISQGSGSTNSRQYRPPYLTYNFARMGNNQALFSNQLTATNPTFQNVDIGNQRVTPGLSETNSYQGFLTLQYGRTFGKHTFDILAGGEQTESNSENLSVNFSNQLIPNAEEYWAFDASTLRVQSIGRTQSVKRSYFGRFSYNFDKKYLIEGVLRADASSNFAPDNRWGLSPSIGLGWVVSNEEFMKRFPFISFLKLKANVGITGDDRVNDRLWVERYLIDISNGYLYGNSNQNSLNQGVIPNPDITWEKKRTVNVGIEASLFNNKLDLSIEGFRNYNYDAFDRGANQLYPLYAGFAAPVINYRQTYNWGTEFSIGYRAKVAKDWSLQANMNFSYGNSVNDRIIYTTGNLINNVAPDWPITFGLDPRKWNTGNIGLRNLGMFRTQAEVDAFMAKNPNYRSYNLVPQPGWLYYEDTNGDGIINDNDMQPLYNNTNPVFAPGITLGLSYKAFNLNTNIAARFGGKVFYDSQSRIAPSATVNVLDIWKDRWTIDNPMGGKYPRFDDPSLTKNSDFWAVNGTMVRINNMTLSYRAPLNVVKKLGLSGARILLTGNNLWTLVNPLKYKDPYTSNAYDYPILRTISVGVNVNL, encoded by the coding sequence ATGGATCTAAATTTTTTACGTAAATTTTCTTTGCTGATGTTGCTCTGTACATTGGCTTGTTCGCTTGCATTGGCGCAAGAACGACGGGTAACAGGCAAGGTTACAGACAGTGTAGGTACTCCCCTGCCCGGTGTAAATGTAGCCATAAGGGGCTTGCCCAGTAATGTAAGCACCACGGTCGATGGGTTATACACCATCCAGGTACGCTCTAACAGCGATGTGCTGGTTTTTTCATACGTGGGTTTTGTAAGGAAACAAGTAACTGTGGGCACACAGGCCCGCATAGATGTTAGCATGTCAGAAGAACGCAGCACCTTAACCGATGTGGTTGTAGTGGGCTATGGCACAAAGAAACGCACTGAAATTTTGGGCTCGGTAGCCACCGTTACCGGACAGGAACTTCAGGACATTCCGGCTCCTAATCTGGCTGCGTCGCTAAGGAATAGAATAGCCGGCGTAAGTGTATCACAAGTATCAGGTCGTCCAGGGTCAACCGTTACGCTCAATATACGTAACTCAACGGCATCTGAAACAGCCCAAACACTTGGCGTAACTGCCGAACCCTTATACATCATTGATGGTATTACGGTAAGCAGAGAGGCATTTGATGCACTGGATGCATCACAGGTTGAAAATTTAACGTTCCTGAAAGATGCATCTGCCGCTATTTACGGTGCATCAGGCGCCAAAGGTGTGGTGTTAGTTACCACCAAAAGAGGAAAGATTGGCCGACCCAGCTTAACTTATAACGGCTACTATGGTGTTACAGACGCCTCAAGAACTCCTAAAATGCTATCGGCCTATGATCACGCCCTATTATTGAATGACACCTACAGAACACAAAGCGCACCTGCGTCGTCTTTGTTCGCGCCTGAAGATCTGGAATATATTAAGGGCTTGGATTATAAAAGCTGGTATGACGAGTTATGGCAAGCCTCAACTATGCAGCGGCACAATATCGGGCTTTCGGGCGGTAGTGATAAGGTAACTTTTTTCACCGGCGGTAGTTACCAAAGCGAAGATGCAAACTATCCGGGCTTAAAATACGACAAGTACAGCTTCAGAAGCGGCTTAGTAGCCACTATAGTAAATGGACTAAAGGCAGATATCGCCTTCAACGTAGATTGGAACATCAGGAATGCACAACATAACCAAACCGATAGCGATAATGAATTTTTCCGACGCATTGTAAGTGTTCCGCGATGGGTTCCCATTAGCATTGATGGAAAATATGTTAATTATGTTAATAGCAATATCACCGTTAATCCTAAAGCTTTAATAGAGTCGGGCTATTATGAAAGACAAAAATCAAAAGCCTATCGTATTAATGCTAATTTAACTTATCAGCCTACTTATCTGAAAGGCTTTACAGCAAGATTTCAGATATCACAGGGCAGTGGTTCTACCAACAGCCGGCAGTACAGGCCACCTTACCTAACTTACAATTTTGCCAGAATGGGTAACAACCAGGCATTATTTAGCAATCAACTCACTGCCACTAATCCAACCTTTCAAAACGTTGACATAGGCAACCAAAGGGTAACGCCGGGCTTGTCGGAAACGAACAGTTATCAAGGATTTTTAACTTTACAATACGGCCGGACATTTGGCAAGCACACCTTTGATATTTTGGCTGGCGGTGAGCAAACTGAGTCTAATAGCGAAAACCTTTCTGTCAACTTTTCAAATCAGTTAATACCCAACGCCGAAGAGTATTGGGCATTTGATGCGTCAACTTTAAGAGTTCAGAGTATTGGCAGAACCCAGTCTGTAAAACGGTCATACTTTGGCCGCTTTAGCTATAACTTTGATAAGAAGTATTTAATTGAAGGTGTTTTACGTGCTGATGCCTCCTCCAACTTTGCACCCGATAACCGCTGGGGATTATCGCCAAGCATAGGTTTGGGCTGGGTGGTTAGTAACGAGGAGTTTATGAAGCGTTTCCCTTTTATCAGCTTTTTAAAACTGAAAGCTAATGTGGGTATCACCGGAGATGACCGTGTAAACGACCGGTTATGGGTAGAGCGCTACCTGATCGATATAAGCAATGGTTATTTGTACGGAAACTCTAATCAAAACAGCTTAAACCAGGGTGTAATTCCCAATCCGGATATTACCTGGGAAAAAAAGCGCACGGTTAACGTAGGTATTGAAGCCTCGCTATTTAACAACAAACTCGATTTATCAATTGAGGGCTTCAGAAATTATAATTATGATGCCTTTGACCGTGGCGCTAATCAATTATACCCCTTATACGCAGGCTTTGCCGCACCGGTAATTAACTATCGCCAAACATACAACTGGGGAACTGAATTCAGTATTGGTTACCGGGCCAAAGTAGCTAAAGATTGGAGCCTGCAAGCTAACATGAACTTTAGTTACGGCAATTCTGTAAACGACAGGATTATATACACCACTGGTAATCTTATTAACAACGTTGCACCCGACTGGCCAATCACCTTTGGTTTAGATCCTAGGAAATGGAACACCGGCAACATAGGGCTTAGAAACCTGGGGATGTTTAGGACGCAGGCAGAGGTTGATGCCTTTATGGCCAAAAATCCGAATTACAGATCCTATAACCTTGTACCTCAGCCAGGATGGTTGTACTATGAAGATACCAATGGCGACGGCATTATCAATGATAACGATATGCAGCCATTGTACAACAATACCAATCCGGTTTTTGCGCCGGGCATAACATTGGGTTTATCTTACAAAGCCTTTAACTTAAACACCAATATTGCTGCCAGATTTGGTGGTAAGGTCTTTTACGACAGCCAATCGCGCATTGCGCCGTCAGCAACGGTGAATGTGCTGGATATCTGGAAAGACCGCTGGACGATCGACAATCCGATGGGCGGAAAATATCCCCGCTTTGATGATCCGTCACTGACTAAAAACTCTGACTTTTGGGCTGTTAACGGAACCATGGTGCGTATTAATAACATGACACTCAGCTACAGAGCGCCGTTAAATGTGGTTAAAAAACTGGGACTGAGCGGCGCCAGGATATTGTTAACCGGCAACAACCTCTGGACCTTGGTTAATCCGCTTAAATACAAGGATCCATATACTTCAAATGCGTACGATTATCCAATCCTGCGCACCATTTCAGTAGGTGTAAATGTTAACCTTTAA